From a single Pseudoalteromonas nigrifaciens genomic region:
- a CDS encoding ABC transporter permease, with translation MFKLALATMEGTKAAFSAIKANAMRSALTCLGIIIGVAAVVTVVAVMQGFTKQINDQFADMSPDVTTIKAYTSIELEMVGKNAKLSYDDFLTLKARVKEAETLTALMFTWRFSGGAEYGNKSHSSRVMGTEQDYQKAYRTYPDLGRFIRAEDDEKRRRVAFIGPSIIEKLNLPSNPVGEYIKLGGEWFRIIGVAEKQGSFLGFDQDDYINIPISTMSALEGGNTQSNVQIMFRLEDNANEEQVLAKITRILRQLHKLKDGDDNDFEFETAEKARAQVDKFTGSATAITAGIVGISLLVGGIGVMNIMLVSVTERTRVIGTLKALGATPGFIMLQFLVEAVVLSLFGGLIGLAIGYGAAGLISFMVPSMPDAYIPAWAVMLSFGFTSLIGIVFGLAPAIKAARLNPIDALRYE, from the coding sequence ATGTTTAAACTTGCACTGGCCACTATGGAAGGCACTAAAGCCGCATTTTCGGCAATTAAAGCAAATGCTATGCGCTCTGCCCTCACCTGTTTAGGTATTATTATTGGCGTGGCCGCAGTAGTAACTGTGGTTGCTGTAATGCAAGGCTTTACCAAGCAAATAAACGATCAGTTCGCTGATATGTCGCCCGATGTAACTACTATTAAGGCGTATACCAGTATTGAGCTAGAAATGGTTGGTAAAAATGCAAAACTTAGCTACGACGATTTTTTAACCTTAAAAGCACGAGTAAAAGAAGCAGAAACACTCACCGCACTAATGTTTACTTGGCGTTTTTCAGGCGGAGCTGAGTATGGTAATAAAAGTCATTCATCGCGGGTTATGGGTACTGAGCAAGACTATCAAAAAGCATACCGTACCTACCCCGATCTAGGCCGTTTTATTCGCGCTGAAGACGACGAAAAACGCCGCCGCGTAGCTTTTATTGGGCCGTCAATTATCGAAAAATTAAACTTACCCAGCAATCCGGTAGGTGAATACATAAAGCTAGGTGGCGAATGGTTTAGAATTATTGGTGTAGCCGAAAAACAAGGTAGCTTTTTGGGCTTTGATCAAGACGATTATATTAATATTCCCATTAGCACTATGAGTGCGTTAGAGGGAGGCAATACGCAAAGTAATGTACAAATTATGTTTAGGCTTGAAGACAACGCTAACGAAGAGCAGGTACTAGCAAAAATTACTCGTATACTGCGCCAGTTACATAAACTTAAAGACGGCGACGACAATGACTTTGAATTTGAAACTGCTGAAAAAGCCCGCGCCCAAGTAGATAAATTTACCGGTAGTGCCACTGCCATAACCGCAGGTATTGTTGGTATTAGCTTATTAGTTGGTGGCATAGGTGTAATGAATATTATGTTAGTGTCGGTAACTGAGCGCACCCGCGTGATTGGCACCCTTAAAGCGCTAGGCGCTACACCCGGCTTTATAATGTTGCAGTTTTTAGTTGAGGCTGTGGTGTTATCGCTATTTGGCGGGTTGATTGGGCTTGCCATTGGTTATGGTGCAGCGGGGCTTATTTCGTTTATGGTTCCTAGCATGCCAGATGCGTATATTCCGGCATGGGCGGTAATGTTGTCGTTTGGTTTTACTTCATTAATTGGCATAGTGTTTGGTTTAGCCCCAGCCATTAAAGCCGCCAGGCTCAACCCTATAGATGCACTGCGTTACGAGTAA
- a CDS encoding efflux RND transporter periplasmic adaptor subunit, producing MKKAIIITLAIAAFIALIVSKQISGDKKQPEVNIAHVELGNIADSIMASGNLVFNTQVQLRSEVTGRVDKVFVEEGQSVKQGDILMRLDTTAFESEVTRNKALLRATEIEIKHSQIRLVNFERQLKRQKELYDVGLGNEEAYENLASARDLAKIDIESRKESFNQAHASLQIAQDRLNKSVFKAPMSGLLASVNIKEGETVIAGTTNIIGSDLMLVADPSAILAELRVDETDIASIKLHQKANIYAAAYPNNPFTGTVINIGTSAKNQPGSQGLSFKVKVLLDATDRQLYAGMSCRAEIATSIAENGLKLPIEAIQKQDDSTFVWRLNNDNSVSKVTVAVGISSDIEQAITEGLNEGDKIVIGPARPISTLKEGDTVKVKAAAKENN from the coding sequence ATGAAAAAAGCCATTATCATCACACTCGCTATTGCCGCTTTTATAGCGTTAATTGTATCAAAACAAATTTCTGGTGATAAAAAACAGCCCGAGGTAAATATCGCCCATGTTGAACTAGGCAATATTGCCGACTCAATAATGGCGTCTGGTAACTTAGTATTTAATACTCAAGTTCAGCTGCGCTCTGAAGTTACCGGCCGAGTAGATAAAGTATTTGTCGAAGAAGGCCAAAGTGTAAAACAAGGCGATATTTTAATGCGCCTTGATACCACTGCATTTGAATCTGAAGTAACCCGCAATAAAGCGCTACTACGTGCCACCGAAATAGAAATTAAACATAGCCAAATTCGCTTAGTTAACTTTGAGCGCCAACTAAAAAGACAAAAAGAGCTTTACGATGTCGGTTTGGGCAATGAAGAAGCCTATGAAAACCTAGCAAGTGCCCGCGACTTAGCTAAAATAGATATTGAATCTCGTAAAGAGTCGTTTAACCAAGCTCATGCGTCGTTGCAAATTGCCCAAGATCGGTTAAATAAAAGTGTTTTTAAAGCGCCTATGAGTGGCCTATTGGCTTCGGTTAATATTAAAGAAGGCGAAACGGTTATTGCCGGAACGACCAATATAATAGGCTCTGATTTAATGCTGGTTGCTGACCCCAGTGCTATTTTAGCTGAGTTGCGGGTTGATGAAACCGACATAGCCAGTATTAAACTCCACCAAAAAGCAAATATTTATGCCGCTGCTTATCCTAATAATCCTTTTACTGGCACAGTAATAAACATTGGTACCTCGGCTAAAAATCAGCCTGGCTCACAAGGGTTATCATTTAAGGTAAAAGTATTACTCGATGCTACCGATCGTCAACTATATGCCGGAATGAGCTGTAGAGCAGAAATTGCCACCAGCATTGCCGAAAATGGTTTAAAGTTACCAATAGAAGCAATTCAAAAACAAGACGACAGCACCTTTGTTTGGCGCCTAAATAACGACAACAGCGTTAGTAAAGTAACCGTAGCTGTTGGTATATCATCAGATATTGAACAAGCAATTACCGAGGGGCTCAATGAAGGTGACAAAATAGTTATTGGCCCGGCTCGCCCTATTAGTACTTTAAAAGAAGGCGACACAGTAAAAGTAAAAGCCGCTGCGAAGGAAAACAACTAA
- a CDS encoding YIP1 family protein yields the protein MKSPNALSALIDIYISPSKAFNGIEQAKGWSWLALICIAVATAASMFVFYNSVDIQFLINEQVAVSSVDATIGEQKMIRQAIEQNAPNQMWFGMIGGIIGIVIMNALVALYYMLIAKLDPNSQHSYGAWYGFSLWTMMPTVISSLGTIALVLMANTDQISQQAVFSYASINQLIVGLDATHTFYTLLESINLFTIWSIALGMVGLKCWTNFSTNKALLFAALPSIIIFSVWAIIAAL from the coding sequence ATGAAGTCACCTAACGCGCTAAGCGCACTAATCGATATTTATATCAGCCCAAGTAAAGCGTTTAATGGTATAGAGCAAGCAAAAGGCTGGTCATGGTTGGCCCTTATTTGTATAGCAGTTGCCACCGCCGCGAGTATGTTTGTTTTTTATAATAGTGTTGATATACAGTTTTTAATTAATGAGCAAGTAGCCGTTTCAAGTGTTGATGCCACTATTGGCGAGCAAAAAATGATTCGTCAAGCGATTGAACAAAATGCCCCAAACCAAATGTGGTTTGGCATGATCGGCGGTATTATTGGCATAGTAATAATGAATGCTTTAGTTGCACTTTATTATATGCTGATAGCTAAACTCGATCCTAACTCACAACATAGTTACGGTGCTTGGTATGGCTTTTCATTATGGACAATGATGCCTACGGTTATTTCAAGCCTTGGCACTATCGCCTTAGTATTAATGGCCAACACAGATCAAATTTCGCAACAAGCGGTGTTTAGTTACGCTTCTATCAATCAGCTCATTGTTGGGCTTGATGCCACACATACTTTTTATACCTTACTAGAATCAATTAACCTGTTCACTATTTGGAGCATTGCGCTGGGCATGGTTGGGCTAAAATGCTGGACTAATTTCTCAACTAATAAAGCACTGCTGTTTGCAGCCTTACCAAGTATTATTATTTTTAGTGTTTGGGCGATTATAGCCGCACTTTAA
- a CDS encoding TorF family putative porin, protein MLKLQKVITITALSLVSVASTAAYAEVTANAAATSNYLWRGQEQTSGDAAISGGIDYTNESGFYAGAWASNASWADEMTYELDLYAGFGGAINESVSYDVGYIYYAYPDAASTADADFSEIYGSISVKGFTFGAAVLATSAASGDGTDFADSLYLTADYAFAVGNNGTEIAFHLGHYSGDFIGDDNIIDYGIAVSKDGFTFGLSDTDIDGSDVKAYVAYSVDFTL, encoded by the coding sequence ATGCTAAAACTACAAAAAGTCATAACAATAACAGCACTCTCTTTAGTTAGTGTCGCATCAACAGCAGCCTATGCTGAAGTAACCGCTAATGCGGCAGCAACATCAAACTATTTATGGCGCGGACAAGAACAAACCAGTGGTGATGCTGCCATTTCAGGCGGCATTGACTACACCAACGAGTCTGGTTTTTATGCCGGTGCTTGGGCATCAAATGCCTCTTGGGCCGATGAGATGACCTATGAATTAGACTTGTATGCAGGCTTTGGTGGCGCTATTAATGAAAGCGTGAGCTACGATGTTGGTTACATTTATTATGCATACCCAGATGCAGCTTCCACGGCTGATGCTGACTTTTCTGAGATTTACGGCAGTATAAGTGTAAAAGGCTTCACCTTTGGTGCTGCTGTATTAGCAACCTCTGCAGCAAGTGGTGACGGTACAGACTTTGCTGACTCACTTTACCTAACGGCAGATTATGCTTTTGCTGTTGGCAATAACGGCACCGAAATAGCATTTCATTTAGGCCACTACTCTGGTGATTTTATAGGTGATGACAATATTATTGATTATGGCATAGCAGTATCTAAAGATGGTTTCACTTTTGGTTTATCTGATACCGATATAGATGGCTCTGACGTAAAAGCCTATGTTGCTTATTCAGTAGACTTTACACTTTAA
- a CDS encoding ABC transporter ATP-binding protein — protein MTAVIKLEHINKQYKMGAEIFKALDDVNISIMPNEYVAIIGPSGSGKSTLMNLLGCLDTPTSGEYYLKDKLVKSMTETELAHQRNESVGFIFQSFNLLPRASALENVMQPLVYRFTPSKQRKQQALEALKRVGLADKVNHLSSQLSGGQRQRVAIARALVTKPHILLGDEPTGNLDSKTTREIMALFDELHNEGHTIILVTHEQEIADHCQRVIRLVDGKVVSDVTKNQGARQHV, from the coding sequence ATGACTGCGGTGATCAAGCTTGAGCATATTAATAAACAATACAAAATGGGCGCTGAGATATTTAAAGCACTTGATGATGTAAACATTAGCATTATGCCCAATGAATATGTGGCCATTATTGGCCCCTCAGGATCTGGCAAGTCTACCCTAATGAATTTGTTAGGCTGCTTAGATACCCCCACCAGCGGCGAGTATTATTTAAAAGATAAGTTAGTAAAAAGTATGACCGAAACCGAGCTTGCGCACCAACGCAACGAAAGCGTCGGATTTATATTTCAAAGCTTTAACTTATTACCACGCGCATCGGCGCTAGAAAATGTAATGCAGCCTTTAGTTTACCGCTTTACCCCTAGCAAACAACGCAAACAGCAAGCCCTTGAGGCGCTAAAGCGCGTGGGCTTAGCCGACAAAGTAAATCACTTATCAAGCCAGCTGTCGGGCGGGCAACGTCAACGAGTTGCTATTGCTCGTGCTTTAGTCACTAAACCGCATATATTATTAGGTGATGAGCCAACCGGTAACTTAGACAGTAAAACCACCCGCGAAATTATGGCCTTATTTGATGAGCTGCATAACGAAGGGCATACCATTATTTTGGTTACACATGAGCAAGAAATTGCCGACCACTGTCAGCGGGTAATTCGCTTAGTGGATGGTAAAGTAGTGAGTGACGTAACTAAAAACCAAGGAGCAAGGCAGCATGTTTAA